GATGCCAAAAGCAAAACCAGTATATTGAGGCTGGACCTGCCTGCCGGCAGGCAGGTAGCCAGCAGCACGCAAAACATTGGGATGAATCATGCCACAACCGAGCATTTCGACCCAACCGCTTTGACCGCAAACAGGACAACCCTGGCCACCACATCTAAGACAAGAAAAATCTAATTCAAAACTTGGTTCAGTAAAAGGAAAATAGCTTGGTCTAAGCCTAACTTCGACGTCGCGACCAAATAAATAATGCAAAAAAGTCTTTAAAGTATGAAGTAGGTTAGCTACGGAAACGTTTTTATCAACCACAAATCCTTCAATTTGGTATAAACTATGTTCGTGTCTAGCATCCGTCGCTTCGTGACGATAGCATTTGCCGATAACGCAAACCTTGAGTGGCGGTTTTTGTTTCTCCATTACCCTAACCTGCATCGCCGAAGTATGCGCCCTTAAAAGCAATCTGCCATTTTTTGATGGTTGATGATTGAGCCAAAATGTATCCCACATGTCGCGCGCCGGATGATTAGCGGGAATATTTAAAACATCAAAATGATAATGTTCGTTCTCGACCTCTGGCCCCTCTAGCACCTGCCAACCCATGGAGTGAAAAATGTCAGCTACTCGCATCTTCATTTGCGTGTGTGGGTGTAAATGACCGAGCTTAATCGTCTGATCAGTTAAATTTAAATTCAAGTCCGGCAAATCGTCGACTTGTCGAGAATCAGCCACTGATAAATCATTTTTTCTATTATTTATAGTTGACTCTAAAATATTTTTTACCTCATTGATAAGTCGTCCCATTTCTGCCTTCTCTTGTGGAGTCATATCTTTTATCTTTATGCTAAAATTCCGCAATTGCCCGTTGCGTCCTAAATATTTGCGCCACAATTCTTCTAATGAATTAAAGCCGCCCGCCGTTCTAATTTCTTGCAGCGCTGAATTTTTTAAATTTTCCAAAGACTCTTTCATGGTTATTCTAAATTTTTAATCGGGCGACGATTGGTTAAAATTAAAACCTCAATAATAATGACGAGCAGGGCAAACAAGGCGACATTCCACCAACGTAATAAGCGAAAACTTTGAAGCAATAAAGCAAAAATAATTATTAAAGCAATCCAAATTCCCTGACGGAAAGCAATGCTGACTTGGGCAAAAATAGGGGTTTTGCCCAAACGAGCACGAATTAAAAATCCCACCAAGGCAGTACTGCCCAAAATCGCCAAAAATAAACTAAGATAAAATAAAACAAACCCTAATATGCCGGCGTTTTGCGGGTTGACCAGGAAGATCGATAAAACCCAAACGCCCCAACAAATTAAGGTGCAAATAAACATTAAATTGAGATATTGTTTTAACGTCATAGATGTTAGTTATTTTAACAAAATTTAATAAAAAATCAAGCCCAGTTAGAACAACTTTACTAATGCCTTAGCCCCGCTAAGCGGGGCGTAAAGTTTAAGGGTAAGTCTATATTTTACGGTACTCACAAATATCCTTAAAATCGCAATACTTGCAAAGCATACTCGGCTTGGCCGGAAAATTACTGTGATGAATTTCGTCAAAAATTTTGGCGATTTTTTGTTTCATATCATCCAGCTCGCCCTCCGTCCCTAAAAAAGACAACTGGGAATTATCTTCTAAAAAAATATAAGTTAATTTTTTAATTTCTTTTTTGAACAAACCGGCCGCGGCTAATTGATAAATCAGTAATTGCTCTTTATCTTCGGCTGATAATTTTCCGTCTTTAACGGTACCGGTTTTATAATCAATAATTTCTAAACCGTCTCCCAAATCGTCTACCCGGTCAATTTTTCCCTTAATCGTGCAGTCGCCGACCTTAAAATTAAAATCTAACTCCACATATTGAACGTCTGGTTTCGAGGTGCTGAATTCCTGATAAAATTTCTTTAAACTCTTCTCTCCCTTTTGCCGATATTCTTCCCGCAACTTATCGTCCGGATACCATTCATCAATCCAGCACTCATCATAAATCTTCATTATCAAATCCTGGTTTGGCACGACAGGCTCTTCCTTTTTCGGCGTTTCAAATAATTTGCTTTGTACGACTTTCTTCTGCAATAAAACTTGCGACAAAAACTTTTGGAGCGTTAGATGCATAGTCTGGCCAAAACTAAATACATAACGGCCGCGAACTGGAATACGCAAAATAAAACCGAATTTATATTGCAACGGGCAATTTTCAAAAGCGCGCAGTTGGCTAAAACTAATTTTGGCCGGCAAATTAAATTGAGTGATTACTTTTTTTTCTTCCTCTTTAAAAATCGGCAATTTTAAGACTTTTGTTTTTTTACCTATAGCCTCTTCTTTTATTAAACCTAATTCATATAAAAATCTTGAGGCCTTTTTCTTGCGGGCGCCACCGTAATCATCGGCTAAAGTTAAAAATAAATTATCTTTGGCGCGAGTTAGTGCCACGTAAAATAATCGCCGTTCTTCTTGTAAATGAATATCGCCTTCGGGAATTATCTCGCGAGTCAAGGCATCGGGCAATTCAACGCCTTCTTTGCGCTCTGAAGTAGGAAAACGGCGATCAACTAAATTAACTAAAAAAACCGTTTTAAATTCCAGGCCTTTAGCGCCATGAACGGTCATAATTTTTACCGTCTCCGGACCAACTTCAATAATATCAGTCGGCAACGAGCCCTCATCGCCAGCTTCAATAATAATATCGATCGTCTCAATAAAATTCTTTAATGATTTATCGGTATTGGTTAATTCGAATTCTTCTATTTTTTTGAAAAATTGGCTAACCCAGGCAACATTCTCTATATTTTCTAGGCCGCCTTTTTCAGCCTGCCGGGAAATACTTTTCAAATAACCAGAATCTTCCAAGAAAGAATAAACTATTTTACCCGCGCCCTGCTGTCTGGCCATCTGGCTATGTTTTTCAATCCAGCCCAAAAGCTGATCAATGGCCGACGCGCCATCTTTGGAAATTTCTTGCAAAGAATGAATTGTTTTTAGTGTTTGATAAAGAGATTTTCCTTTGCGGCGCGCCGCATTTATTATGTTGACTAAGTCTTCGTTAGTTATTTTTCCGCCCGAGGCGTGAACCCTAGGCTCATCAGCCTTGGGCTGAGATCGGCCTGCCTGTCCGCTAGGCAGGCCCTGGGCCGAAAAAATCGGCGACGTTAAAATCCGATAAAGCGCTGTGCTTTCGTGATAATTAACTAATAATTTTAAATAGGCCAAAATGTCTAAAATAATCGGCTTAGAAAATAATCCGCTGTGGGCTAAAAATTGATAAGGCACATTGCGCCAACGCAAAGCCTGGCAAAATATTTCCGCCTGATTATTAGCCCGCACTAAAATGGCAAAATCGTTCCAACTGGCTTCCGGGTTTTTTTCTTTCATCTCGATAATTTTATCGACTACGGCTTTGGCCTCTTCGTCTTGAGTGGCACTTTGCAGTAAATCAATGTTTGCGCCATTACCGCGCGTAGCTTCAAGTTTTTTGCAAATTACGTTTTTGGGCAAATCGCCCACTCCGTCAAGCTGAGAAACCTGCGCCTCCAGACGATTGGGATTATTAAGCTGAATAAAACGATAGGCCATATCTAATATCTCTTGTCTGGAACGATAATTTTTCACCAAAACAACTTCTTTGGTTTTGGGGTAATCTCTTTTAAACTGAATAACATTGTTATATGAAGCGCCACGGAATTTATAAATACTCTGGTCATCATCGGCCACTACGGTTAAATTATTCTTTGGAGCGCCTAATAATTTTAATAATTCATATTGCGACCAATTAGTATCTTGAAATTCATCAACCAAAACATATTTAAACTGTTCCCTGTATTTAGCTAAAACGTTTGGCCGATCTTTGAAAAGCTTGATCGTATAATTAATCAAATCACCAAAATCAAGCGCCGAATTTTCTAATAATAGTTGCTGGTAAGTTTGATAAGCCTCGGCGATTTCTTTGAGCCGGCCGGCTTCCTGATCTAAAAGTTTATGGCTGGTTACCGTATCCTGATCTAGGGCAATTTTCTCCGCGTAATTTAAATATTCTTCGGGTGTAATAAATTCGTCTTTAGCCCGAGAAAAATGCTTGATCAAATCTTGAATGAATTTAAACGGCGTACCGAGCGGCCGATAATAGTTTAGATTAAAACGGCTAAAATTCTGGCGGACCAAAAGAGCCTGTTGGGCAGAATTAATGATTTTAAAATTAAGCGGGAGTCCAATTTCAATGGCGTGCTGGCGTAAAATTCTTTCGCAAAAAGAATGAAAAGTCGAAGCCCAAAGGTCAACATAACCATAAGGTAATAATTTATCAATGCGCTCTTCCATTTCTTCGGCCGCCTTATCAGTAAAAGTCAAAGCTAAAATTTCTTCGGGTTTGGCCTTTCCGGACAAAATCAGCCAGGCGATGCGCCGGGTAATAACCGTGGTTTTGCCCGTACCCGCTCCGGCGATAATTAAAAATGGACCGTCGCCGTGAATGACCGCCTGTTGTTGCTCTTGGTTTAAATCGCTGGTTATTTCTTCTAAAATCATAAGCATATTCTAGCAAATTTAATTTAAAAAGCCAACCCTTGACAAAAGAGAGAAAATATGATAACATATGGGTACTTAGCACAAAGGGCACTAATGCCCAAGGAGGTTCTACGTGAAAGTTCGCAATCTCTGGCACCTGACATGGATCGTGCCTGTGACCGTAACGGCTGTGATTGGGCTCGGGACAGCAATCAAGCCCATCACCCACGGCATCAAGCAGGCGTACGCCAAAATGGGCCGAGTGGCCGGCGATTTCGCCGACAACACAGCCTGTGCAGCTATAAACCAGCTCAATGACGACACGCTCGACGCGAAGCGGCTGTCCAGGCGGCAACTACTCGACTCCCTCTACTACCTAAGAATGCGGGTCCAGGAACAGGAGTATGAGCTGACAGACCTGTACAACCAGCTCAACACCAACCTGTACTACCAGACCGGCATCTTCCGGGTCGAGGCGGCGGAAATACAAAACGTCCAAATCAACGGCCTCTACGAAGAAGCCGATGGCCTGATCAACAGACTGATCCATACCTGTTACCTCGGTCGAAACGTCATGTCCGACTACCTGACAGCACCCAAGGGCGCCCAGGCAGACACCAAAGTCATGCTTGAGCATGCGTTTTACCAGGTCATTCGACCTGCGTCGCGACGCATCATCCAGTACCTGCAGATCAAGCACTACAGGGACGGATGGACCAACAACCTGGGAATCGGATGGCCGGAACTGAACGGGGAAGATCTGCGATGCCTTAACTGGGCAGTCGCGGTCAACCTAGACCAGCCAACAACCTGGCTCTACAGCGAACCGTAACCGTTCCGAAAAAGGCCGGGCCCCGCAAGGAGCCCGGCCTTGACTTTTATCTAAAATATGCTATTATATAAAAGCAATCGTAGAAATACGAAGGCAAGAACGTCGCTGGACACAAGTCTAGCGGCACAAACTAAGGAGACAAGAATGAAGACGCTTATTCCCTTAACGATAGTTATCCTGCTGCTCGGCTTCGGGGGCTGCACCAAAACTGGCGCAATTCCCGAGGACAATCTGGTAGCAACCAGCATAACGGCCCCGCACGATTCCCTGGATGAACTCTCAACATCAGCGAAACAGCTGATACGGGACGTCAAGGACGCCATAACAGACAATGACAACCCGCGCGACTTCTGGTTCTGGACGATCGGCAGGTCGTTGGCCAAGATGGCTGTGGCACTGCAACGTGCCCCGACCGAACGACAGACGTTCTATCTGCCTATCCTGAAGAAGGAACTCGAAGTCTACAACCAGAAGTTCTGCCCTTGTGCCCGTTCCTACCGAGAAGACCAGGCAGTCCTGACCTGGGTAAAGCAATTCCAGGCGGAAGACTCGACTACCTGGACACCACCCGAAGTGCTCCTGCGCGGAGCACTCGAATAACCTCCGCTGGAACCAAAACCGGCCGCCTTCGGGCAGCCGGTTTTCCTTTTGCGCAACAATCTATTAAATACCAAATAATTTTTCGCTGTTTTCCATCGTCGCCTGTTCTACTTCTTCAAAAGAAGTATTTTTTATTTGCGCGATTTTTTCGATAATATATCTGACATGCCAAGGTTCACAACGCTGGCGCCGCACTGGCTGTGGCGATAAATACGGACAATCGGTTTCAACCAAAATTCTATCCAAGGGTGTTTTTGCCACCACCTCAAGTAAATTGTTCATAGCGACCCTCCTTCGTTCGTCTGACGAACGACGGGTTCTCGATTTTTCATCTTTGCTTTCAGCAAAGGAAAAATCGGAAGGATATGTAATGATTCCGGTAAAACCAAGATAAAATCCGCAGCTTAAAAATTTATGCGCGGTTTGCCAATCAGCTGAAAAGCAGTGCAATTCGCCTCGCGGCGCATAACCAAAATTATCTATTATTAACAATAGATCTTCATAAGCCTGAAGCGGTCTATCTTTACCGCCCCGACAATGTAAAATAACCGGTAAATCAACCTCTTTGGCTAACTCTAAATGTCTTAAAAAAACTTCTTTCTGCCTATCATAATTCATAATTCCTGATTCATTATTCTGATGTTGATCCAAGCCTGTTTCGCCAATGGCTTTAATAAAATCATAATTATTTTTTACCAATTGGCAATATTGTTTTAAATCAAAACTCTCGTCTTTGACATGAATCGGATGAAGGCCAACGGCTGCAAAAACTCCGTCAAATTGCCGAGCAATCTGAATGGCCTTTTGACTAGTTAAGAAATTTGAACCGATATTAATAATTTTAGCCACGCCTTTGGCTTGGCTATTTTTTATTACCTCGGCATAATCGTCTTTGAACGCCTGAAAATTTAGATGGCTATGAACGTCGAACATGAAAAATAAAATATGAGAGATAAAAACTCGGTCTTATCTTTTTAATAAATATTTTAGCCAACTGGACGCGTGAATCCAGGTTATTTTTTTAAATAGGCCCAGCGGTTCAGCTGATAAACGCTGGTGATAATGATAAAACGGCGCTTCGGCTACGTACCAAACCTGCCAATTATTTTTTTTCACCCGGCGGCATAATTCCACGTCCTCAAAATAAAGAAAGAATCTTTCATCCAGCCCGCCAATTTGCTCAACCGCCAACCGGTTTAACATCATAGCTCCGCCCAAAACCCAATCAACTTCCCTATTTTCTTGATGATCCCAGTCTTTCATTAAATAATAATCAATTTGTTTTTTACCCCAGCCAAATCGGCCCAAAAAAGTACGCCGCAAAATTGGCATATACCACTTAGGAAAACGATAGGCCGAAAACTGAAGGGTTTTATCCGGATTTAAAAGTTTTGGCGCAGCAATAGCGCAACGACCATGGCTCTTTATAAATTGATGCAGTTTTTCAACCGACCCGGGCAAAATAATAATATCTGGATTTAAAACTAAAACATATTGGCCAATAGATTGTTTAAGACCTTGATTTACGGCCTTAGCAAAACCAAGATTAACAGCATTTAAAATTATTTGCGGTTTAATAGCGGGCTCGTTTTTAATGTCACTTAATAAGTCCCTCGTGCCGTCGGAAGAATTATTGTCGACAACAATCAATTCAAAATTTAATTTTATCTGTGCATTAATAATGTTCTGCCAGCATTGTTTGAGCAGATTTTTTTGATTGTAATTAACAATGATAATCGACAGGTCCATTTTAATTAATATATTTTCTTATTTTATCGCTCTTGATTTTAGCCCGAGAAAAAATCTGCGCGCGTTTTTTAAACATTAAAATCTGCTTAGCATAAAATGATTTTTCGGCTTTTAATAAAACCCCTGGTTGAGTAAATAATAAATATAAAATTTTGATTGATTGGTAAAAGAAAATATGAAAAATATCTTTTAAAAAATTGGCGATGGGCTCATTTTTAATAAGCAACCACAAATGATTGCGATAGGATAAAAAATTAACCCAGCTCGACTTGTTGAATCTTTTCATTGCCGACACTTGCCGAACATGATATGCTATCGCCTCTGGCACATATAAAGCACCCCAATTGCGCCACTTTAGTCGCCACGCCAAATCAATGTCTTCTTGGTAAGAATGAAAATCTTCGTCAAAATATTCATTTCTAAAAGCCGACTTGCGTCGCTCTCCCATAGAAAAACGTGAAGCACTTGGTGCAGACGAATAATGAGAAAAAATTTTTAATTTTATATCATCTAAAGCCTTCCGTCTATACAAGACGCAAGCACCAGAAACGCCAAAAATATCAAATAATTTATCGTATTGTTTTTTATCGACTTCCCCTTCGCCGCGATCAACTACCCGCCTAGTTCTTCTAATAGCAAGGCCTGTGCTATCTAAAATATCGGTT
This window of the Patescibacteria group bacterium genome carries:
- the pheS gene encoding phenylalanine--tRNA ligase subunit alpha; protein product: MKESLENLKNSALQEIRTAGGFNSLEELWRKYLGRNGQLRNFSIKIKDMTPQEKAEMGRLINEVKNILESTINNRKNDLSVADSRQVDDLPDLNLNLTDQTIKLGHLHPHTQMKMRVADIFHSMGWQVLEGPEVENEHYHFDVLNIPANHPARDMWDTFWLNHQPSKNGRLLLRAHTSAMQVRVMEKQKPPLKVCVIGKCYRHEATDARHEHSLYQIEGFVVDKNVSVANLLHTLKTFLHYLFGRDVEVRLRPSYFPFTEPSFELDFSCLRCGGQGCPVCGQSGWVEMLGCGMIHPNVLRAAGYLPAGRQVQPQYTGFAFGIGLDRLVMMRHKVDDIRWFNGGDLRFLRQF
- a CDS encoding UvrD-helicase domain-containing protein, which encodes MLMILEEITSDLNQEQQQAVIHGDGPFLIIAGAGTGKTTVITRRIAWLILSGKAKPEEILALTFTDKAAEEMEERIDKLLPYGYVDLWASTFHSFCERILRQHAIEIGLPLNFKIINSAQQALLVRQNFSRFNLNYYRPLGTPFKFIQDLIKHFSRAKDEFITPEEYLNYAEKIALDQDTVTSHKLLDQEAGRLKEIAEAYQTYQQLLLENSALDFGDLINYTIKLFKDRPNVLAKYREQFKYVLVDEFQDTNWSQYELLKLLGAPKNNLTVVADDDQSIYKFRGASYNNVIQFKRDYPKTKEVVLVKNYRSRQEILDMAYRFIQLNNPNRLEAQVSQLDGVGDLPKNVICKKLEATRGNGANIDLLQSATQDEEAKAVVDKIIEMKEKNPEASWNDFAILVRANNQAEIFCQALRWRNVPYQFLAHSGLFSKPIILDILAYLKLLVNYHESTALYRILTSPIFSAQGLPSGQAGRSQPKADEPRVHASGGKITNEDLVNIINAARRKGKSLYQTLKTIHSLQEISKDGASAIDQLLGWIEKHSQMARQQGAGKIVYSFLEDSGYLKSISRQAEKGGLENIENVAWVSQFFKKIEEFELTNTDKSLKNFIETIDIIIEAGDEGSLPTDIIEVGPETVKIMTVHGAKGLEFKTVFLVNLVDRRFPTSERKEGVELPDALTREIIPEGDIHLQEERRLFYVALTRAKDNLFLTLADDYGGARKKKASRFLYELGLIKEEAIGKKTKVLKLPIFKEEEKKVITQFNLPAKISFSQLRAFENCPLQYKFGFILRIPVRGRYVFSFGQTMHLTLQKFLSQVLLQKKVVQSKLFETPKKEEPVVPNQDLIMKIYDECWIDEWYPDDKLREEYRQKGEKSLKKFYQEFSTSKPDVQYVELDFNFKVGDCTIKGKIDRVDDLGDGLEIIDYKTGTVKDGKLSAEDKEQLLIYQLAAAGLFKKEIKKLTYIFLEDNSQLSFLGTEGELDDMKQKIAKIFDEIHHSNFPAKPSMLCKYCDFKDICEYRKI
- a CDS encoding TatD family hydrolase; translation: MFDVHSHLNFQAFKDDYAEVIKNSQAKGVAKIINIGSNFLTSQKAIQIARQFDGVFAAVGLHPIHVKDESFDLKQYCQLVKNNYDFIKAIGETGLDQHQNNESGIMNYDRQKEVFLRHLELAKEVDLPVILHCRGGKDRPLQAYEDLLLIIDNFGYAPRGELHCFSADWQTAHKFLSCGFYLGFTGIITYPSDFSFAESKDEKSRTRRSSDERRRVAMNNLLEVVAKTPLDRILVETDCPYLSPQPVRRQRCEPWHVRYIIEKIAQIKNTSFEEVEQATMENSEKLFGI
- a CDS encoding glycosyltransferase family 2 protein, with the protein product MDLSIIIVNYNQKNLLKQCWQNIINAQIKLNFELIVVDNNSSDGTRDLLSDIKNEPAIKPQIILNAVNLGFAKAVNQGLKQSIGQYVLVLNPDIIILPGSVEKLHQFIKSHGRCAIAAPKLLNPDKTLQFSAYRFPKWYMPILRRTFLGRFGWGKKQIDYYLMKDWDHQENREVDWVLGGAMMLNRLAVEQIGGLDERFFLYFEDVELCRRVKKNNWQVWYVAEAPFYHYHQRLSAEPLGLFKKITWIHASSWLKYLLKR
- a CDS encoding glycosyltransferase family 2 protein yields the protein MVKVSIQIVTWNSLRFLPDCLESIFNQTFRDFSILIIDNASSDHSVGYLIRNWPQVKILKNSRNCGYARAHNQGILATDSEYVLVLNPDVILEPDFLEKIINEVDKQKKIGSFAPKLLKMKFSHIDHGEHQEQQGAGAAINPDWCVTKTDILDSTGLAIRRTRRVVDRGEGEVDKKQYDKLFDIFGVSGACVLYRRKALDDIKLKIFSHYSSAPSASRFSMGERRKSAFRNEYFDEDFHSYQEDIDLAWRLKWRNWGALYVPEAIAYHVRQVSAMKRFNKSSWVNFLSYRNHLWLLIKNEPIANFLKDIFHIFFYQSIKILYLLFTQPGVLLKAEKSFYAKQILMFKKRAQIFSRAKIKSDKIRKYIN